One window of the Pieris brassicae chromosome 2, ilPieBrab1.1, whole genome shotgun sequence genome contains the following:
- the LOC123719277 gene encoding tubulin--tyrosine ligase-like protein 12: MDGVSNYNAFLAVHKPQLVLSGVPEHYWHTLCKKLQDQIFDSGLAFQLVQIDYEDSERRPYDPLWSVMAICDIDLNDPTHIYLIDHAWTFKVNNIKANLRNVPSLLERMCNLMQISCDKTEEKIEEVAKCVWKYANTYSIAGDEFSIEDRVPVWYIMDELGSGITHSDNPNFRAVPFIHVPSQITFTILFPTKDIEEGDTITRNFVEGQYQDPLQREAMLIPWKCYEHFDDDFTQEEPNRKYFLDGHLVESLPVLNNLENRNIFDQPLKVFSEYRIINEHLTSSHFEIVDNENDADILWYTSHFKAFKELSIDFPNKFVNQFPFEYVFTVKDLLAIVARRCSDKNVKMSKLGTSPLWLPTTFNMKTELPKMVAYYMQRKRLGLDNHWICKPYNLARGLDTYITDNLDFLCHLPLTGPKIAQKYIEAPVLFQRPDIGAVKFDLRYVILLKSVNPTEVYIYNNFFLRFANKAFELCDFDDYEKHFTVMNYAEGVALYRLLCDDFKRVWSEQYGDFKWSEVEKSIFEMFKNLFEAATSKPPPFGIAQSPQSRALYAADIMLSWHEYNGEKTIQPKLLEVNWMPDCKRACDYYSDFYNDIFSLLFLNKQVDTCTQII; the protein is encoded by the coding sequence ATGGATGGGGTCTCGAACTATAACGCTTTTTTGGCTGTTCATAAACCGCAACTTGTTCTTTCGGGAGTACCTGAACATTATTGGCATACCCTATGTAAAAAACTGCAAGACCAGATTTTTGACTCTGGCTTGGCCTTTCAACTAGTGCAAATTGATTACGAAGATAGCGAAAGAAGACCATATGACCCTTTATGGAGTGTAATGGCAATATGCGATATAGATCTCAATGATCCGACTCATATTTATCTCATTGATCACGCATGGACATTTAaagttaacaatattaaagcTAACTTGAGAAATGTGCCCAGTCTTTTAGAAAGAATGTGTAATTTGATGCAAATCTCTTGTGATAAAACTGAAGAGAAAATTGAAGAAGTTGCAAAGTGTGTATGGAAATATGCAAACACCTATTCAATTGCTGGTGATGAATTTTCTATTGAAGATAGAGTACCTGTGTGGTACATTATGGATGAATTGGGTTCTGGAATAACACATTCCGACAACCCAAATTTTCGGGCAGTTCCTTTTATACATGTGCCTAGTCAGATAACGTTTACCATTCTCTTCCCTACTAAAGATATTGAAGAAGGAGATACTATTACAAGGAACTTTGTAGAAGGTCAATATCAAGATCCTCTGCAAAGGGAGGCTATGCTCATTCCGTGGAAATGCTATGAGCACTTTGATGATGATTTTACTCAGGAAGAAccaaacagaaaatattttttggatgGTCACTTGGTTGAATCACTGCCAGTTTTGAATAACTTGgaaaacagaaatatttttgatcaACCCTTGAAGGTATTTTCAGaatatagaattataaatGAACATCTCACATCAAGTCACTTTGAAATTGTTGATAATGAGAATGATGCTGATATTTTGTGGTACACTAGTcattttaaagcttttaagGAATTAAGTATTGATTTTCccaataaatttgttaatcaaTTTCCATTTGAATATGTTTTCACAGTGAAAGATTTACTAGCAATTGTTGCAAGAAGGTGTTCAGATAAGAATGTTAAGATGTCTAAATTAGGGACAAGCCCATTATGGCTACctacaacatttaatatgaaaactgAACTACCAAAAATGGTTGCATATTACATGCAAAGAAAAAGACTTGGTTTAGATAATCACTGGATCTGTAAACCATATAACCTTGCGAGGGGTCTTGATACATACATTACCGATAATTTAGACTTTCTTTGTCATTTGCCATTAACAGGTCCAAAGATAGCCCAAAAGTATATTGAAGCACCTGTGCTTTTTCAAAGACCAGATATAGGAGCAGTAAAGTTTGATTTGCGTTATGTAATATTGTTGAAATCAGTTAATCCTACAGAAGTCTACATTTACAACAACTTTTTCTTGAGATTTGCTAATAAAGCATTTGAATTATGTGATTTTGATGATTATGAAAAACATTTCACTGTTATGAATTATGCAGAAGGTGTTGCCTTGTATAGACTGTTATGTGATGATTTTAAGAGGGTGTGGTCTGAACAATATGGTGATTTTAAATGGAGTGAAGTGGAGAAATCAatttttgaaatgtttaaaaacctCTTTGAAGCTGCAACTTCTAAACCACCACCTTTTGGGATAGCACAGAGTCCTCAGTCAAGAGCACTTTATGCAGCTGATATAATGCTTTCCTGGCATGAATACAATGGAGAGAAAACAATACAACCCAAGCTTTTGGAAGTCAATTGGATGCCAGACTGTAAAAGAGCTTGTGACTACTATtcagatttttataatgatatcTTTTCACttctttttcttaataaacaagTAGACACCTGCacacaaataatttaa
- the LOC123719308 gene encoding zinc finger protein-like 1 homolog, producing MGLCKCPKRRVTNQFCFEHRVNVCEYCMVTNHPKCIIQSYLQWLQDSDYNPICEICTKSLAEGECIRLTCYHVFHWECAESRYRALPRTTAPAGYQCPSCATPVFPPPNLVSPVADVLKEKLAGVNWARAGLGLPLLSDEQDLKGASSRRSQSPMEQSNYFINSIDTQRGIPVGASDDEAISRSATSSPHSIVQISDEPANIYDNTSVKRADNLQGAQIPRKTYKTDENSRPLMNFDHDENKYKQKSTFAWISRWWKNSLPSSRNRRGGGIYKRYWIALFAIVILVIVLWLLSNRGVDDENPFGGIQDDDRRILQKN from the exons ATGGGTCTCTGCAAGTGTCCTAAAAGAAGAGTGACCAACCAATTTTGCTTTGAACATCGAGTTAATGTTTGTGAATATTGTATGGTGACAAATCATCCAAAG TGCATCATACAATCCTACCTTCAATGGTTACAAGATAGCGATTACAATCCTATTTGTGAAATTTGCACAAAAAGCTTAGCTGAAGGCGAATGTATACGACTGACATGCTATC ATGTATTCCACTGGGAATGTGCGGAATCCCGTTACCGTGCCTTACCGAGGACTACAGCACCTGCTGGATATCAATGTCCTTCTTGTGCCACACCTGTGTTTCCTCCACCTAATTTAGTCTCTCCTGTTGCTGATGTTTTAAAGGAAAAGTTAGCTGGTGTCAATTGGGCTAGAGCCGGCCTTGGTCTACCATTG CTTTCAGATGAACAAGATCTGAAAGGAGCATCATCCAGACGCAGCCAGTCCCCAATGGAACAATCTAATTACTTCATAAATTCTATAGACACTCAACGTGGAATTCCAGTGGGTGCAAGTGATGATGAAGCTATAAGTCGATCAGCTACAAGTTCACCACATTCTATTGTGCAAATATCAGATGAACCAGCTAACATATATGATAATACTTCTGTTAAAAGGGCTGATAATCTACAAG gtGCCCAAATACCAAGGAAAACTTATAAAACAGATGAAAATTCCAGGCCGCTTATGAATTTTGACCATGATgagaataaatacaaacagAAGTCCACATTTGCATGGATTAGCAGATGGTGGAA AAATTCTTTACCTTCTTCACGTAACCGAAGAGGTGGTGGCATTTACAAGCGGTATTGGATAGCATTGTTTGCAATTGTTATCTTGGTTATTGTATTATGGCTTCTGAGTAATAGAGGAGTAGATGATGAAAATCCATTTGGTGGTATACAAGATGATGACAGAAGAATACTACAGAAAAATTAa
- the LOC123719292 gene encoding 28S ribosomal protein S5, mitochondrial translates to MATKILALKNFVHSPFKVLFKQPISFNNNNLKCISTSPLCCVNFFNKLPAEKLWKSVTSVSNAGAKKGRGKGAGRIRIRDLNRGQMIGVGKVNMLWPGLSAPVIRGRELLKQQRLPDDPERMEKLIKLRDSMTKFRRLKLSPIERGWSGVRLPGRSLGPPDPVAGEEFTGFETKVLQLRSLLIMKGTLGRTRNYQAMVVTGNGQGLAGFGLGRAKEATAALRKAKNRAGKKLMHFDIYNNHTVYHDFYTAFGKTKIFVQKQNEGYGLMVHRAIKEICQAIGIKDLRAKVEGSNNLQHLVKAFFIGLLQQRSHQQLAEEKKLHLVEFRDENEFYPMVVASPSTVRTKEEIPKDETLDFIQYVMNDKVILKKKKFPPFYQTMPHYELYLKKFERFRNHEKIRLNLKVEYGETKSFLSDKYPDEKVEKDD, encoded by the exons ATGGCGACTAAAATACtagctttaaaaaattttGTTCATAGTCCGTTTAAAGTTCTATTTAAGCAGCCAATttcgtttaataataataaccttaaATGTATCAGCACATCTCCGCTTTGTTGTGtaaattttttcaataaat TACCTGCTGAAAAGCTATGGAAATCAGTAACATCTGTAAGTAATGCAGGAGCCAAGAAAGGTCGTGGTAAAGGGGCTGGACGTATTCGCATTAGGGATTTGAACCGAGGGCAAATGATTGGTGTAGGAAAAGTAAACATGTTATGGCCTGGACTTTCTGCACCTGTAATACGTGGGAGGGAGCTACTTAAACAGCAAAGGTTACCTGATGATCCAGAAAG aatggaAAAGCTTATCAAATTAAGAGATTCTATGACGAAGTTCAGACGATTAAAATTAAGTCCTATAGAAAGGGGTTGGTCTGGTGTGAGGCTGCCAGGACGCAGCCTTGGGCCCCCTGATCCAGTTGCTGGTG agGAATTTACTGGGTTTGAAACAAAAGTTCTTCAATTGAGGTCATTACTTATTATGAAAGGAACCCTTGGACGAACAAGAAATTATCAAGCTATG GTAGTAACAGGTAATGGTCAAGGCTTAGCAGGATTTGGCTTAGGCAGGGCAAAGGAGGCAACAGCTGCTTTAAGAAAAGCTAAAAACAGGGCTGGGAAGAAATTGATGCactttgatatttataataatcatacaG tttacCATGATTTCTATACTGCATTtggaaaaactaaaatttttgTACAAAAACAGAATGAAGGTTATGGTTTAATGGTACATAGAGCTATCAAGGAGATATGCCAAGCGATTGGTATCAAGGATCTTAGAGCTAAAGTGGAAGGATCAAATAATTTACAGCACCTCGTAAAGGCCTTCTTTATTGGTCTTTTACAACAg CGATCACATCAACAATTAGCGGAAGAAAAGAAATTACATCTAGTCGAGTTTAGGGATGAGAATGAATTTTACCCAATGGTTGTTGCTAGTCCCTCGACAGTTAGGACAAAAGAGGAAATACCAAAAGACGAAACCCTGGATTTCATACAATATGTTATGAATGACaaagttatattaaagaaGAAGAAATTTCCACCTTTCTACCAAACAATGCCACATTATGAACTATACCTGAAGAAATTTGAAAGGTTCAGAAATCATGAGAAAATTCGCCTCAACCTTAAAGTCGAGTATGGAGAGACAAAAAGCTTTTTAAGTGACAAATATCCAGATGAAAAAGTTGAGAAAGATGATTAA